From a single Mycolicibacterium mengxianglii genomic region:
- a CDS encoding lipase maturation factor family protein: MEWLSASDYAWGRVILHRGVAAIFLVAFLCAALQFRGLLGSHGLLPIPRFLAVRSNRTHPSIFHWHYSDRLFAAVCWLGVCLSAALVAGLADLVPPWGSVLLGLTLWALYLSIVNVGQTWYSFGWESLLLETGFLVAFLGNEETSPPWLILLLVRWLLFRVEFGAGMIKLRGDPCWRDLTCLDYHHETQPMPGPLSWFFHNLPRPLHRVEAAGNHITQLIVPFGLFAPQPIAGAAAAIMIVTQLWLVASGNFAWLNWLTILLACSAIDDRGWSWILGSAPPTATAAQPTWFLALVVAVTALVLVLSWRPARNLVSSRQRMNSTFDPYHLVNAYGAFGSVSRTRDELVLEGTADERITAQTQWREYGFRGKPGDVRRLPRQYSPYHLRLDWLMWFAALSPSYAMPWLGRLCVAMLTNDRQILKLLADNPFPDEPPRHVRAVLYRYRFTTFDELKRDRAWWRREPLGEYLAPLTLSEARLLSGSRWN, from the coding sequence ATGGAATGGCTGTCAGCATCTGACTACGCCTGGGGCAGGGTGATCCTGCACCGGGGCGTCGCGGCGATATTCCTGGTCGCGTTTCTCTGCGCCGCCCTACAGTTCCGGGGGCTGCTCGGCTCCCACGGCCTGCTCCCGATACCCCGGTTTCTCGCCGTCCGGTCGAACCGGACCCACCCGAGCATCTTTCACTGGCATTACTCGGACCGGTTATTCGCAGCGGTCTGTTGGCTCGGGGTCTGTCTCAGTGCCGCGCTGGTCGCCGGTCTGGCCGACCTGGTGCCGCCGTGGGGTTCGGTGCTCCTCGGGTTGACGCTGTGGGCCCTCTATCTGTCGATCGTGAACGTCGGCCAGACGTGGTACTCGTTCGGGTGGGAATCGCTGCTCCTGGAGACGGGGTTCCTGGTCGCCTTCCTGGGCAACGAGGAGACGTCGCCACCGTGGTTGATCCTGCTGTTGGTGCGATGGCTGTTGTTCCGGGTGGAATTCGGCGCCGGCATGATCAAACTGCGCGGCGACCCGTGCTGGCGTGATCTGACCTGCCTGGACTACCACCACGAAACCCAACCGATGCCCGGCCCGCTGAGCTGGTTCTTCCACAATCTGCCGCGGCCGCTGCACCGGGTCGAGGCCGCGGGAAACCACATCACCCAGTTGATCGTGCCCTTCGGGTTGTTCGCCCCACAGCCGATCGCCGGCGCCGCGGCGGCCATCATGATCGTCACTCAGCTGTGGCTGGTGGCTTCCGGGAACTTCGCCTGGCTGAACTGGCTCACGATCCTGTTGGCGTGCAGTGCGATCGACGACCGCGGCTGGTCCTGGATCCTCGGCAGTGCACCACCCACTGCGACCGCCGCCCAGCCGACGTGGTTCCTGGCCCTCGTCGTCGCAGTCACCGCGCTGGTGCTGGTCCTGAGCTGGCGGCCGGCCCGCAACCTGGTGTCCAGCCGGCAGCGCATGAACAGCACCTTCGACCCGTACCACCTGGTGAACGCCTACGGTGCATTCGGCAGTGTGAGCCGGACCCGCGACGAGCTGGTCCTGGAAGGCACCGCCGACGAGCGGATCACGGCACAGACGCAGTGGCGCGAGTACGGGTTTCGCGGCAAACCGGGTGACGTGCGACGGTTGCCGCGTCAGTACAGTCCTTATCACCTACGGCTCGACTGGCTGATGTGGTTCGCCGCGCTGTCGCCGTCCTATGCGATGCCATGGCTCGGCAGACTGTGCGTGGCGATGCTCACCAATGATCGCCAGATCCTGAAACTCCTGGCGGACAACCCGTTCCCCGATGAGCCGCCCAGACATGTCCGGGCAGTGCTGTACCGGTACCGCTTCACCACCTTCGACGAGCTCAAACGTGACCGCGCGTGGTGGCGACGTGAACCGCTCGGCGAGTACCTCGCGCCGCTGACACTCTCAGAGGCCCGGTTGCTCAGCGGGAGTCGGTGGAACTAG
- a CDS encoding putative quinol monooxygenase codes for MPVVVVATLPIKPGSADAVREACTRAIAAVHNEPGCDLYALHEGENVFVFVEQWADDDALKTHSAAPAVTAMFGEIGEHLDGAPDIRIVQAVPAGDPAKGSLRH; via the coding sequence ATGCCCGTCGTCGTCGTTGCCACCCTCCCCATCAAGCCCGGGTCCGCCGATGCGGTCCGCGAGGCCTGTACGCGCGCGATCGCCGCGGTGCACAATGAGCCCGGCTGCGACCTGTACGCACTGCACGAGGGTGAGAACGTGTTCGTGTTCGTCGAGCAGTGGGCCGACGACGATGCGCTCAAGACCCACAGCGCGGCGCCCGCGGTCACCGCGATGTTCGGGGAGATCGGCGAGCACCTCGATGGTGCTCCCGACATCAGGATCGTGCAGGCCGTTCCGGCCGGCGATCCCGCCAAGGGTTCGCTGCGGCACTGA